GCTAATCTTGCAAGATGTTACAGAGTACATGGAGCTTCAAAAAAATATCATTATGATTTTATAGGTTATAATTCAAGATTAGACACCCTTCAAGCATCTATACTATCTGTTAAGCTAAAATATATAGATGATGCAATAAAAAGAAGAAAAGAAATTGCTGAGCTTTATATAGAAAAACTAAAAGATTGTAAGAAAGTTAGACTTCCAATTACAAAGGGAGATCAAAAACAAGTATATTATGTATTTAATATATTAGCTGAAGACAGAGATGGTCTTGCAGAATATTTAAAGAAAAACGAAATTGGCTATAGTATCTACTACCCAATACCACTACATCTTCAAGAATCCTTTAAATATTTAGGATATAAAAAGGGAGATTTTCCAGTGGCAGAAAGAGTTTGTGGTGAAATATTAGCATTACCAATCTATCCTGAGATAACAAATGAAGAAATTGAATATGTTTGTGATACCATTATAAATTTCTACAAGAATAAATAATTGTGAAAGAAGGATAAGAATATGATAAATAAGAAAATACCTTTTTCCCCTCCAGATATAACAGATTTAGAAATTCAATCTGTTGTAGAAGTATTAAAGAGTGGATGGATTACATCAGGACCTAAGGTACAAGAATTTGAGCAGAAAGTAGCAAAGTATTCTGATGCAAACTATTCTGTTGCATTAAATAGTGCAACAGCAGGTTTAGAATTAATTCTAAAGGTTTTAAATCTAGGTGCAGGAGATGAAGTAATAACAACTCCATATACTTATGCAGCAACCTCCAATGTTTTAATTCATAGAGGAATAAAGCCTGTATTTGTAGATGTTAAAAAGGATAGTTTCTTAATAGATATAGATAAAATAAATGATGCAATAACTCCAAAGACAAAAGCAATAATGACTGTTGATATTGGAGGAATGCCAGTAGACTATGATTCAGTTAGAGAAGTTATAAAAGTTAAAAATCGAGAAGACATAGTACTTATTTCAGATTCAGCTCATTCTTTTGGAGCAAAGTACAAAGGGAAAAGAGTTGGAGGTCAAATGGATTTTCATGTTTTCTCCTATCATGCTGTAAAAAATCTTACTACAGCTGAGGGTGGATCAATAACCTATAATGACAATAATTTTCATGGAAAACCAGATTTATTTAAAGAGTTTAAGTATACTGCACTTCAAGGTCAAACAAAGGATGCTTTATCAAAAATGCAGGCTGGAGCATGGAAATATGATATATTAACAGATGGGTTAAAATGCAATATGACTGATATCATGGCTGCAATAGGTTTGGCTCAACTAAAGCGATATGATGAAATGACAGAAAAGAGAAAAGCTTTATTTAATGTATATGATAATATATTAAGTGAAAAGGAATGGGCGATTACTCCTGTAGCAAGCGATGATATTTCGGAAAGCTGCTATCATATATATACATTAAGAATAAAGGGATTTAAAGAAGAACAAAGAGATAGAGTAATTCAAGATATGGGAGAGAAAGATATAGCTACAAATGTTCATTTCATTCCACTTCCTATGCTTACTTTATATAAAAATCTAGGATATGATATTAAGGATTACCCTAATGCATATGCTCAATATGAAAATGAGATAACTTTGCCGTTATATTCAACATTATCATTGGAAGATGCTGAATATGTAGTAAAGGAATTAATAGAATCAATAGAAAAAGAATTTAAATAGATACAAGTTTAAATGAGCTGTTTCAAATTTATAATTTGAAACAGCTCATTTTATTACATAGTTGTTGAATTAGCTGTGGCTGATTGAAGAAGGTTTATAAGTGTATCCATATCAGTACTCAATTTTTTTAATCCATCTGTTCTTGTATTTTGAATATTAATAACGTTATCTAATTGAGTTAGGGCATCTTGAAAATTCTTGTTTTTAATATCATCCTTGGCAGTAGTAAAAGCTGTTTTAATAGTACCTTTAGTATCAGCTAAAGAAGAAACGTCACTATTTATTGTTTTTAACGCTGCATCAATTTTAGCTAAGTCATCAGAAGATAGCTTCTTTTTGTTTTGTCTTATATCTTTAGTAAGACCTTTGGCAGTGGTTCTTTTTTCTTTAATCTCATTTCTAAGAGCTTGATTAGTTGAATGG
This genomic window from Clostridium sp. 'White wine YQ' contains:
- a CDS encoding DegT/DnrJ/EryC1/StrS family aminotransferase, which gives rise to MINKKIPFSPPDITDLEIQSVVEVLKSGWITSGPKVQEFEQKVAKYSDANYSVALNSATAGLELILKVLNLGAGDEVITTPYTYAATSNVLIHRGIKPVFVDVKKDSFLIDIDKINDAITPKTKAIMTVDIGGMPVDYDSVREVIKVKNREDIVLISDSAHSFGAKYKGKRVGGQMDFHVFSYHAVKNLTTAEGGSITYNDNNFHGKPDLFKEFKYTALQGQTKDALSKMQAGAWKYDILTDGLKCNMTDIMAAIGLAQLKRYDEMTEKRKALFNVYDNILSEKEWAITPVASDDISESCYHIYTLRIKGFKEEQRDRVIQDMGEKDIATNVHFIPLPMLTLYKNLGYDIKDYPNAYAQYENEITLPLYSTLSLEDAEYVVKELIESIEKEFK